A stretch of Streptomyces vietnamensis DNA encodes these proteins:
- a CDS encoding putative quinol monooxygenase produces the protein MSQPIKLIVLVATQPGRGAEQIAAFEALAPLVRAEEGCLQYDLHRVADDPDRFALIERWASAEALAAHDVAPHMVAAGVTNKAFRAGPAEVIRLVDAPLS, from the coding sequence ATGTCTCAGCCGATCAAGCTCATCGTCCTCGTCGCCACGCAGCCCGGTCGTGGCGCGGAACAGATCGCCGCCTTCGAGGCGCTCGCACCCCTGGTGCGGGCGGAGGAGGGCTGCCTGCAGTACGACCTCCACCGGGTGGCCGACGACCCCGACCGCTTCGCCCTGATCGAGCGCTGGGCCTCCGCCGAGGCCCTCGCCGCGCACGACGTCGCCCCGCACATGGTCGCGGCCGGCGTCACGAACAAGGCGTTCCGGGCGGGGCCGGCGGAGGTCATCCGGCTCGTGGACGCGCCCCTCTCATGA